A window of Nitrospinota bacterium contains these coding sequences:
- a CDS encoding sugar phosphate isomerase/epimerase family protein: MKDNVYVHMPFQVLRENIDLIIKNQLNVEIHFSSYYFDDYPFKKIIEIQRILEENGVQICFHAPYMDLSPGGMDKLVRDITLKRMQQLLKLAEVFKPSVIIVHPGYDDWRYNKHFEDWLENSIGTWQKMLDSYSHLGSIIALENVFEKIPDTLLRLIDSINSPKFRYCLDTGHFNLFSQIPLKEWFGRVSPYIVEVHLHDNFGEDDEHLAIGEGNFDFPLLFHLLEINELKPLLTIEGRDKDEIMKSLKFLNTL; encoded by the coding sequence ATGAAAGATAATGTTTATGTTCATATGCCCTTTCAGGTTTTAAGAGAGAATATCGATTTGATCATTAAAAATCAATTAAATGTTGAGATACATTTTTCGAGCTATTACTTTGATGATTACCCTTTTAAAAAGATTATAGAGATTCAAAGGATTCTTGAGGAAAATGGCGTTCAGATCTGCTTTCATGCTCCATATATGGATTTAAGCCCGGGCGGTATGGATAAGTTAGTAAGAGATATTACTTTAAAGAGGATGCAACAACTTTTAAAATTAGCAGAGGTGTTTAAACCCTCCGTTATTATTGTTCATCCTGGATATGATGATTGGAGATATAATAAGCATTTTGAGGATTGGCTAGAGAATAGTATTGGAACATGGCAAAAAATGTTAGATTCATATTCTCATCTTGGCTCGATTATTGCACTAGAAAATGTATTTGAAAAAATACCAGATACTCTATTAAGATTAATTGACTCTATAAATTCGCCTAAATTTAGATACTGTTTGGATACTGGGCATTTTAATTTGTTTTCTCAAATTCCTTTGAAAGAATGGTTTGGGAGAGTAAGTCCATATATAGTAGAAGTGCACCTTCATGATAATTTTGGAGAGGATGATGAACATTTAGCCATAGGCGAGGGTAATTTCGATTTTCCATTATTATTTCATTTATTAGAAATTAATGAATTAAAACCATTATTGACCATTGAGGGAAGAGATAAAGATGAGATTATGAAAAGTCTGAAATTTTTAAATACACTTTAA
- a CDS encoding tetratricopeptide repeat protein, with amino-acid sequence MYYLERGFIYSAENEFLTAVRLDPNNPKIYLALGRTYHLQTRLDLSEALFEEALKIDPNFIEARFYLGSLYLDMKEWNKALKEFNIAKKDEDFIYRPSVYNNLGLVYMRLGEKKKAFEAFKKVIELVPNSKLADSSRKYLEKEN; translated from the coding sequence ATGTATTATTTAGAAAGAGGTTTTATATATTCAGCAGAGAATGAGTTTTTAACAGCTGTTAGACTTGATCCTAACAATCCTAAAATTTATTTAGCATTGGGACGAACATATCATCTTCAGACAAGGCTAGATTTATCAGAGGCTCTATTTGAGGAGGCTTTAAAGATTGATCCAAATTTTATTGAAGCTCGTTTTTATCTTGGGAGTCTCTATTTAGATATGAAAGAATGGAACAAGGCTTTAAAAGAGTTTAATATTGCAAAAAAAGATGAGGATTTTATTTATCGTCCCTCTGTTTATAATAACCTAGGATTAGTTTATATGAGATTGGGAGAGAAGAAAAAGGCTTTTGAGGCATTTAAAAAGGTTATTGAACTGGTTCCTAATAGCAAATTAGCTGATTCTTCAAGAAAATATTTAGAAAAGGAAAATTGA